One stretch of Armigeres subalbatus isolate Guangzhou_Male chromosome 2, GZ_Asu_2, whole genome shotgun sequence DNA includes these proteins:
- the LOC134215950 gene encoding LOW QUALITY PROTEIN: elongation factor-like GTPase 1 (The sequence of the model RefSeq protein was modified relative to this genomic sequence to represent the inferred CDS: inserted 2 bases in 1 codon): MRDVSYLEKSLLEMVVSIVPHPRMIPQMKAEKLLCSRMEDFHSFPDRTQRLREDILNCDAGSETLIVFISKMFPVDRKTLPQSVADSLSKMTLLEDCVEQDDCEEAFLAFARVYSGTLKQGDKVYVIGPKHDPRNLLSENYDLEASPHITQVNVDHLFMLMGRQLEMIPSVLAGSIAGIAGLQNHVLKTATLSNTPYCPPFVDLPAIATPILRVAVESKDIQHMPKLVRGLKLLNQADACVEVRIQESGXHVLLTLGEVHLERCIKDLEDTYAKVKLNVSKPIVPFKETIVKFVPTSEENPEEEIAKERERDKTVTIYTPNKQSFIKLIAIPLPDEATELLERCNSLLKALAKAHEAKEISHNLKESLEELKVRLSNIFTECETEDLQSTSVDKIWSFGPKKSGTNILMNYSSFCHPSVWSLRQSSTEQVTDIRQSLESSFVNGFQLASLAGPLADEPMQGVCFIVQEWNIAAPDTEADESSSTVLSHGPLSGQIMSIVKEGCKKAFQSQPQRLVHPMYSCNITVNSDVLGKLYAVIGRRQGRIVSADLIEGSGQFDVSALIPVIESFNFATEIRKQTSGLAMPQLVFSHWEIVNIDPYWVPSTEEEYEQYGEKADFTNIAKVYMDSIRERKGLSVEKKTVEHAEKQRTLSKNK, from the exons atGAGAGATGTTTCATATCTGGAGAAATCTCTTCTAGAGATGGTCGTGAGCATTGTACCACATCCGCGTATGATTCCGCAGATGAAAGCTGAGAAGTTGCTCTGCTCTAGGATGGAAGACTTTCATTCATTCCCGGATCGAACGCAACGACTAAGGGAAGATATTCTGAACTGTGATGCTGGAAGTGAAACATTGATTGTGTTCATTTCGAAAATGTTTCCTGTAGATAGGAAAACGTTGCCACAATCCGTGGCAGATAGTTTATCTAAAATGACGTTGTTGGAGGACTGCGTTGAGCAGGATGATTGTGAGGAAGCCTTTCTTGCTTTTGCACGAGTCTACAGCGGAACACTAAAGCAAGGTGATAAGGTGTACGTGATAGGTCCAAAGCACGATCCTAGAAATCTGTTGTCGGAGAATTACGATTTGGAAGCATCGCCACACATAACACAG GTAAATGTAGATCATCTATTTATGTTGATGGGTCGACAATTGGAGATGATCCCGTCCGTCCTGGCAGGAAGCATAGCAGGAATTGCTGGTCTCCAGAATCACGTATTGAAAACGGCAACCCTCAGTAATACTCCCTACTGTCCTCCATTTGTGGACCTGCCAGCGATAGCTACTCCGATTCTTAGAGTTGCAGTCGAATCCAAGGACATTCAACACATGCCAAAGTTGGTCCGAGGATTGAAACTTTTGAATCAAGCGGATGCTTGCGTAGAAGTCCGCATCCAGGAGAGCGG GCACGTGCTCTTAACTCTAGGGGAGGTCCACTTGGAACGATGTATCAAGGATCTGGAAGATACCTACGCCAAAGTCAAACTCAATGTATCCAAGCCGATTGTTCCGTTCAAGGAGACGATTGTTAAATTTGTTCCTACTTCCGAGGAAAACCCAGAGGAAGAAATTGCGAAAGAAAGAGAACGAGATAAAACTGTGACGATCTACACACCTAACAAACAAAGCTTTATCAAACTGATCGCAATTCCTCTACCAGACGAAGCGACTGAGCTTCTAGAACGATGTAATTCCCTTTTGAAGGCATTAGCCAAGGCTCATGAGGCGAAGGAGATTTCGCACAATCTTAAAGAATCTCTGGAAGAACTCAAAGTTCGGCTTAGTAACATTTTTACCGAATGCGAAACTGAAGATCTGCAATCAACTTCAGTGGATAAAATTTGGAGTTTTGGTCCGAAGAAAAGTGGCACCAACATACTGATGAATTATTCCTCTTTCTGCCATCCCTCGGTGTGGAGTTTACGACAAAGCTCCACTGAGCAAGTAACCGACATACGGCAGAGTTTGGAATCATCCTTCGTTAATGGATTTCAGTTGGCTAGTTTGGCAGGACCGTTGGCAGACGAACCAATGCAGGGTGTTTGTTTTATTGTGCAGGAATGGAATATTGCCGCTCCTGATACGGAAGCCGATGAATCAAGTTCCACTGTTTTATCACATGGACCCCTTTCTGGTCAAATAATGTCCATCGTCAAAGAAGGCTGCAAGAAGGCATTCCAGAGTCAGCCCCAACGGTTGGTTCATCCGATGTACAGCTGCAACATCACCGTCAATTCGGACGTTCTAGGCAAACTGTATGCAGTGATCGGTCGGAGACAGGGCCGAATCGTTTCGGCTGATCTGATCGAAGGAAGCGGACAGTTCGACGTTAGTGCTCTGATTCCGGTGATCGAGTCGTTCAATTTCGCCACCGAAATTCGCAAGCAGACGTCGGGTTTGGCAATGCCACAACTGGTGTTCAGCCATTGGGAG ATCGTGAACATTGATCCCTACTGGGTGCCGAGCACGGAAGAAGAATACGAACAGTACGGCGAGAAGGCGGATTTCACCAACATTGCCAAGGTTTATATGGATTCGATTCGAGAACGGAAGGGACTGTCAGTGGAGAAGAAAACTGTGGAGCACGCCGAGAAACAACGGAccctttcaaaaaataaatga